In a genomic window of Candidatus Thiothrix sulfatifontis:
- a CDS encoding Brp/Blh family beta-carotene 15,15'-dioxygenase, producing MDINTLNRYHHYAFLSIGALFILTNLMGLTPPLTAQIIILSLVVAVVGIPHGALDPLVAYQAGVWKKPAGLLLFMLAYAGLSVSVVAAWLYLPTTSLMIFLMVSAWHFAGDWKAHLPLAVRVLASSSVIVLPTLWYAPEIQQLFAWLTSAEAAAQLTQGLSVIAPVHLGLLALALPYIWSRDSAAAAEIAILSVAAVLLPPLVLFFLYFCALHSPRHLIKHIANAAVSPSTVIATLLIFSLLTFILAAIYWYFVVDRHAVITQQLTQIIFIGLAALTMPHMVLITKTKQQF from the coding sequence ATGGACATCAACACATTGAATCGCTACCACCACTACGCTTTTTTGAGTATTGGCGCGTTGTTTATTTTGACCAACTTAATGGGATTAACACCGCCGCTGACAGCGCAAATCATCATCTTAAGTTTGGTCGTGGCTGTTGTGGGCATTCCACACGGTGCACTTGACCCCTTGGTCGCTTATCAAGCGGGGGTGTGGAAAAAACCTGCTGGACTGTTATTGTTTATGCTGGCTTACGCAGGGCTATCGGTGAGCGTAGTGGCGGCTTGGCTGTATTTGCCAACAACCAGCTTGATGATTTTTCTAATGGTATCCGCTTGGCACTTTGCGGGTGATTGGAAAGCACATTTGCCACTGGCAGTGCGGGTGTTAGCAAGCAGCAGTGTTATCGTGTTGCCAACGCTATGGTATGCGCCGGAAATCCAGCAATTGTTTGCTTGGTTGACGTCGGCTGAAGCAGCAGCGCAATTGACCCAAGGGCTAAGTGTTATTGCTCCGGTGCATTTAGGGTTATTGGCATTGGCTTTACCTTATATTTGGTCACGTGATTCGGCTGCTGCTGCTGAAATAGCCATTTTGAGCGTAGCGGCTGTTTTATTGCCACCGCTGGTATTGTTTTTTCTGTACTTCTGCGCATTACACAGCCCACGGCATTTAATAAAACACATTGCGAACGCTGCCGTATCCCCGTCAACAGTTATTGCCACATTACTGATTTTTTCATTATTAACATTTATATTAGCTGCTATTTATTGGTATTTTGTTGTTGATCGTCATGCCGTAATCACACAACAATTAACACAGATTATCTTTATTGGTTTAGCGGCATTAACCATGCCGCACATGGTATTAATCACCAAAACCAAACAACAATTTTAA
- a CDS encoding polyprenyl synthetase family protein, with amino-acid sequence MALVKAYSERFDTEQALTACHLTMTNTCLDGSFHDDTLKQALSHHLSSGGHYTRLSLALDASATLELPQDDAVYIASACELLHNASLIHDDLQDRSAYRRGKLAVWKQFNPNIAICLGDLMLSGSYGLLARVSPACNPSNLVQIMHTAVASTVHGQAADLDYHAQQPLSLDAYETIVALKSASLLSLALELPLAASGQQALLPTVRRASRAFGIAYQISDDLQDIEQDRHRNGGQPLNAVLLLEREHPPQEARRIAVQRAFQHLTQVKRSLEGLPADCGRLMMHHVVRLYQTLEQGEQTHD; translated from the coding sequence ATGGCACTGGTAAAAGCTTATTCAGAACGCTTTGACACCGAACAAGCATTGACTGCCTGTCACCTGACAATGACCAACACGTGTTTGGATGGCAGCTTTCACGATGACACCCTCAAACAAGCACTTTCACACCACTTATCTTCGGGTGGTCATTACACCCGCTTAAGTTTGGCACTGGACGCTTCCGCCACCTTGGAGCTGCCGCAAGATGACGCGGTTTACATTGCCAGTGCTTGCGAATTGCTACATAACGCCTCCTTGATTCACGATGATTTGCAAGATCGCAGCGCATACCGGCGCGGCAAATTAGCCGTGTGGAAACAGTTTAACCCCAATATTGCGATATGTTTGGGCGACCTGATGCTATCAGGCTCTTATGGACTGCTGGCACGCGTCTCGCCTGCCTGTAACCCCAGTAATTTAGTGCAAATCATGCACACAGCGGTTGCCAGCACCGTTCACGGTCAGGCAGCCGACTTGGATTATCACGCGCAGCAACCGCTGTCATTGGATGCGTATGAAACCATTGTGGCGTTGAAATCGGCTTCGTTATTGTCACTTGCACTGGAATTGCCGCTGGCAGCCTCTGGTCAGCAAGCGTTATTGCCTACCGTGCGCCGGGCGAGTCGCGCCTTTGGCATTGCTTACCAAATCAGCGATGATTTGCAGGACATTGAACAAGACCGTCACCGCAATGGTGGTCAGCCGCTCAATGCGGTGTTGCTATTGGAGCGCGAACATCCCCCACAAGAAGCGCGGCGCATCGCCGTGCAACGCGCGTTTCAACACCTGACCCAAGTCAAACGCTCACTGGAAGGTTTGCCCGCTGATTGCGGCAGACTCATGATGCACCACGTTGTCCGGCTGTATCAGACGCTGGAGCAAGGAGAACAAACCCATGATTAA
- a CDS encoding phytoene/squalene synthase family protein, giving the protein METPALNPLQVLRKHGKTFYFASHLLGKTEALRCARLYAFCRYIDDIADESPDKVWADQQLADIYQQIEQRQARDVYAIDFLALAAECEFSPQPALELIKGVRGDLQHQQLRDEQELMHYCYRVAGTVGLMICGVLGMRDPTALPFAIDLGIAMQLTNIARDIKEDAAAERVYLPVQLIGAVQPQAISEPDAFMQAYLKIGIACVLDKAEEYYESAEHGLGFLPWRSRLAILVASRLYRAIGLRLCRQQLAFWQGRTVVPVSEKLLHAATACGEFVTRPVYHQRSHPHQADLHRTLHGLFGTNTRQLH; this is encoded by the coding sequence ATGGAAACCCCAGCGCTCAACCCGCTCCAAGTGCTCCGTAAACACGGCAAAACGTTTTACTTTGCCAGCCATTTGTTGGGAAAAACCGAAGCCCTGCGGTGTGCGCGGTTATACGCTTTCTGTCGCTACATCGACGACATTGCGGATGAATCCCCTGACAAAGTGTGGGCTGATCAGCAATTAGCCGACATCTACCAGCAGATTGAACAGCGGCAAGCACGCGATGTGTACGCCATTGATTTTTTGGCATTGGCGGCTGAATGCGAATTTTCGCCGCAACCGGCGTTGGAATTGATCAAAGGGGTGCGCGGTGATTTGCAACACCAGCAACTGCGCGATGAACAGGAATTGATGCACTATTGCTACCGCGTGGCGGGTACGGTGGGTTTGATGATTTGCGGCGTGCTGGGAATGCGTGACCCGACAGCGCTACCGTTCGCGATTGATTTGGGCATTGCCATGCAATTAACCAATATTGCTCGCGATATTAAAGAGGATGCCGCAGCCGAGCGGGTGTATCTGCCAGTGCAATTGATCGGTGCGGTACAGCCACAAGCCATCAGCGAGCCCGATGCGTTTATGCAAGCGTACCTGAAAATTGGCATCGCCTGTGTATTGGATAAAGCGGAAGAATATTATGAGAGCGCCGAACACGGGCTAGGCTTTTTGCCTTGGCGGTCGCGCTTGGCTATTTTGGTGGCATCGCGTTTGTATCGTGCAATCGGCTTGCGCTTGTGTCGGCAGCAATTGGCGTTTTGGCAGGGGCGCACGGTGGTGCCCGTCAGCGAAAAACTGTTGCACGCGGCAACAGCGTGCGGCGAATTTGTCACGCGCCCGGTTTATCACCAACGTTCGCACCCGCACCAAGCCGATTTGCACCGCACTTTGCACGGCTTGTTCGGCACCAACACCCGGCAATTGCACTGA
- a CDS encoding polysaccharide biosynthesis tyrosine autokinase has protein sequence MKIAFIAIKGIDRIGGVETYTIELGRRLVDAGHQVIVYTATTPEHPTPFYYQGMRIIPLPTLRHKYFEKMVLVILASLHQFAVKGIDVVHYHAVGPSLFAFLPRLIGRYTVFQSHGHEWERNSWNWVARLFFQVSEKLTFWFANDATAVSRTLQQYYQQKYQKNVTYIPTGITPRLHPAALHKIAAYGVTAGGYILYVGRLSLEKRVHDLIQAYQQLVQPRVKLVIVGSARAQDPYGEELQVLANADPNIVFTGAVYGEELAEWYDNAFVYVLPSQMEGLPITLLEAMSLGCCCIASDIDANTEALGGKGILFPTGQPAALRDCLQAALDDPARVQAIGDTLYQHVLTHYTWTLVTDQFIQFYQKALPATVNKGNVTIMKSNHASPIHYPAKTVQESPNAPHILLAEPVAGREYGAYAAPPKIPLSHYWSTLRQNLGSIVLATALLTALLLALALLTNPTYTAKSSVKIETTSPKLLEYDVDTARPPSYIDENIFYNTQYKMLRSRDLATEVIDTLGIRNALLQERAFKAPVYWLTDPLKSLIADARQLFPSNDAALGDTSPVSAEEIFLEHLTISPVRNSRIIDIHFTAADPVMARDVVQSMTEVFVQLQHRGRQAAAEQAKQFLDQQIDEARGKLQTSETALIRYARDKNIVDTDSDKSLIAKNLEELSKSFMAAKEKRIQTQSLYDSKGKLSGGLNVDENPLIQEHKKELGKLESTYLANLELFKPNYPSMLSLQEQIDSRKRLIATESAHIRSSTTTNMKASYEAAAAEESKLGKEIKLLEQQLLQFRDDSIGYANLKRDVETSRSLYDGLLQRLKEISVVGTAQTGSISVVDKAIIPPRKDGPNYAKYGLLGLLSGLFLSSLLVLLRESLQPKVRLTADLQEIGGKYQVLHSLPFSKTLGRGAQAELLRQNPDPVWVDALRYLKTSLVLANNGKFPQILHITSPLPGEGKSTTAVNLALMLANTGNKVLLIDADLRKPTVHKHLELDNTHGLTHYLTGVAHESPLARVKGSRLLFVVCAGPAVPDPVEALSSDYMQTLLDKSREIFDYVIIDAPPVLGMADSLLLANRADGTLLIVANNRSTKQDVRTGIDCIEKSHGKLLGLVQNMVPSKASSAGSYYSDGRNMIVHA, from the coding sequence GTGAAAATCGCATTCATTGCCATCAAAGGAATCGACCGCATCGGCGGGGTTGAGACCTATACCATCGAGTTGGGCAGAAGGTTGGTTGATGCCGGGCATCAGGTCATTGTGTACACGGCAACCACCCCGGAACACCCGACGCCATTCTATTATCAGGGGATGCGGATTATCCCGCTGCCCACATTGCGTCATAAATATTTTGAAAAAATGGTGTTGGTTATCCTCGCGAGTCTGCATCAGTTTGCGGTGAAAGGCATTGATGTGGTGCATTATCACGCGGTAGGCCCCAGCTTGTTTGCGTTTTTGCCACGTTTGATCGGGCGTTACACTGTGTTTCAAAGCCACGGGCATGAATGGGAACGTAATTCTTGGAATTGGGTAGCCAGACTGTTTTTTCAGGTTTCAGAAAAGCTAACGTTTTGGTTTGCTAACGATGCCACGGCGGTTTCACGCACTCTCCAGCAGTATTACCAGCAAAAGTATCAAAAAAATGTTACCTACATTCCGACAGGTATCACGCCGCGCTTGCACCCGGCTGCTTTGCACAAAATCGCAGCTTACGGCGTAACCGCAGGGGGCTACATCCTCTATGTCGGGCGCTTATCCTTGGAAAAACGGGTGCATGACCTGATTCAGGCTTACCAGCAATTGGTGCAACCCCGCGTCAAACTGGTGATAGTCGGCAGTGCACGAGCGCAAGACCCTTATGGCGAGGAATTGCAAGTGCTGGCAAACGCTGATCCGAATATCGTGTTTACGGGCGCGGTGTATGGCGAAGAATTGGCGGAGTGGTACGACAATGCGTTCGTGTACGTATTGCCCTCACAGATGGAAGGCTTGCCGATCACCTTATTGGAGGCGATGAGTCTGGGTTGCTGTTGCATCGCCAGTGACATTGACGCGAATACCGAAGCACTCGGCGGCAAAGGCATTTTGTTTCCGACCGGGCAACCCGCTGCCTTGCGCGATTGTTTGCAAGCGGCGCTCGATGATCCAGCGCGAGTGCAAGCCATTGGCGATACCTTGTACCAACACGTTTTAACCCATTACACCTGGACATTGGTGACGGATCAATTCATCCAGTTTTATCAGAAAGCATTACCCGCGACGGTCAATAAAGGCAATGTAACCATTATGAAAAGCAACCACGCTTCCCCGATTCACTACCCTGCCAAGACCGTGCAGGAGTCGCCCAACGCCCCACACATTTTGCTGGCAGAACCCGTCGCCGGGCGTGAGTACGGCGCGTATGCTGCGCCGCCGAAAATTCCCTTGTCGCATTACTGGAGCACCTTGCGCCAGAATCTGGGGTCTATCGTATTAGCAACCGCGCTGCTGACGGCGTTGCTGTTAGCGTTGGCATTGCTGACTAACCCGACCTACACCGCGAAAAGTAGCGTTAAAATCGAAACCACTTCGCCTAAGTTATTGGAATACGACGTGGATACCGCCCGTCCGCCGTCCTATATTGATGAAAACATTTTCTACAACACGCAGTATAAAATGTTGCGCAGCCGCGATTTGGCGACAGAAGTGATTGATACCCTAGGGATACGTAACGCCTTGCTACAAGAGCGGGCATTTAAAGCGCCGGTTTATTGGTTGACTGACCCGCTGAAAAGTTTGATCGCGGACGCACGCCAACTGTTCCCCAGCAACGATGCCGCGCTGGGGGATACCTCACCCGTATCGGCGGAAGAGATTTTTCTCGAACACCTGACCATCAGCCCGGTGCGTAATTCACGCATTATTGACATCCACTTCACGGCAGCCGATCCGGTCATGGCGCGGGATGTGGTGCAAAGCATGACGGAAGTGTTCGTGCAATTGCAGCACCGTGGACGCCAAGCGGCGGCGGAACAAGCCAAGCAATTCCTTGACCAACAAATTGACGAAGCCCGTGGCAAGCTGCAAACCAGTGAAACCGCTTTGATTCGCTATGCCCGTGATAAAAACATTGTCGATACCGATTCGGACAAATCCCTGATTGCGAAAAATCTGGAAGAACTCAGCAAGTCATTCATGGCGGCTAAAGAAAAGCGCATCCAAACCCAGAGCCTATACGACAGCAAAGGTAAGCTTTCCGGCGGGCTAAATGTGGATGAAAACCCTTTGATTCAGGAGCATAAAAAAGAGTTGGGCAAACTGGAAAGCACGTATTTGGCTAACTTGGAGCTATTCAAGCCAAATTACCCGTCAATGCTGTCATTACAGGAACAAATTGATAGCCGCAAACGCCTGATTGCGACCGAAAGTGCCCATATCCGCTCCAGCACCACCACGAATATGAAAGCGTCGTATGAAGCTGCCGCTGCGGAAGAAAGTAAGCTGGGCAAAGAAATTAAGCTCTTGGAACAGCAATTGCTGCAATTCCGTGATGACAGCATTGGTTATGCCAACCTCAAGCGCGATGTCGAAACATCCCGCAGTTTGTATGACGGTTTGCTGCAACGTCTCAAGGAAATCAGCGTGGTGGGAACGGCGCAGACCGGCAGCATTTCGGTAGTGGACAAAGCCATTATTCCACCGCGTAAAGATGGCCCGAATTACGCCAAATACGGTTTGTTGGGGTTATTGTCAGGCTTATTTTTGAGTTCATTGCTGGTGTTATTGCGTGAAAGCCTGCAACCCAAGGTGCGCCTCACCGCTGATTTACAAGAAATCGGGGGTAAATACCAAGTGTTGCACTCTCTGCCTTTCAGTAAAACCTTGGGGCGGGGTGCGCAGGCCGAATTGCTGCGCCAGAATCCAGACCCGGTGTGGGTGGATGCCTTGCGTTACCTGAAAACCTCGTTGGTGTTGGCGAATAATGGCAAGTTTCCGCAAATCTTGCACATTACCAGCCCGTTACCGGGCGAAGGCAAAAGCACGACAGCGGTTAATTTGGCGCTGATGCTGGCAAATACCGGCAATAAGGTGTTGCTGATTGATGCTGACTTGCGCAAACCTACCGTGCATAAGCATTTGGAACTGGATAATACCCACGGTTTAACCCATTACCTCACGGGTGTAGCGCATGAAAGCCCGCTGGCACGGGTGAAAGGCTCACGCTTATTGTTCGTGGTGTGTGCGGGCCCGGCGGTTCCCGACCCTGTGGAAGCGCTTTCCAGCGATTACATGCAAACCTTGCTGGATAAATCACGCGAAATCTTTGATTACGTGATTATTGATGCACCGCCCGTGCTGGGCATGGCTGATTCCCTGTTGCTGGCAAATCGTGCCGATGGCACTTTACTGATTGTGGCGAATAACCGCTCCACCAAACAGGATGTGCGCACCGGCATTGATTGCATTGAAAAAAGCCACGGTAAACTCTTGGGGCTGGTGCAAAACATGGTGCCGAGCAAAGCTAGCAGCGCTGGCAGCTATTACTCGGATGGGCGCAATATGATTGTGCACGCCTAA
- a CDS encoding bacteriorhodopsin-like, translating to MDGITVGQFDLVYNALSFGFATMAAATLFFWISLTQVSRNYKMALTITGLVTFIAAYHYFRIFESWEAAYTVTDGAVALSGARFNDAYRYVDWLLTVPLLLVELILVMRLTPQETLNKGLKLGSLAAIMVVLGYPGEISDASTTRWIWWALAMIPFAMIVLELFKSLSTSIESQPEEVRGLVNTARWVTVLSWSFYPVVFIFPMIGLTGGAAETAVQVGYTIADIVAKAGFGVLIYMIAVRKSEIEFRAAQMSHA from the coding sequence ATGGACGGTATAACCGTTGGTCAATTCGATCTCGTCTACAATGCTCTATCCTTTGGCTTTGCTACCATGGCAGCCGCCACTCTGTTTTTCTGGATTAGCCTGACGCAAGTCAGTCGAAACTACAAAATGGCGTTAACCATCACCGGCTTGGTGACATTCATCGCTGCTTATCACTACTTCAGAATTTTCGAGAGCTGGGAAGCCGCGTACACGGTCACTGATGGTGCAGTCGCGTTGTCAGGGGCACGCTTTAATGATGCTTACCGTTATGTGGATTGGTTATTGACCGTGCCATTGCTGCTGGTTGAACTGATTTTGGTTATGCGTTTGACGCCGCAAGAAACGCTTAACAAAGGTCTGAAATTGGGCAGTTTGGCAGCTATCATGGTGGTTTTGGGTTACCCTGGTGAAATTTCTGACGCGTCAACCACACGTTGGATCTGGTGGGCACTGGCAATGATTCCATTCGCGATGATCGTATTGGAATTGTTCAAAAGCCTGAGCACCTCCATTGAATCACAGCCAGAAGAGGTGCGTGGTTTGGTCAATACTGCGCGTTGGGTAACGGTGTTATCTTGGTCATTCTACCCAGTGGTCTTTATTTTCCCAATGATTGGTTTAACAGGTGGCGCGGCGGAAACAGCGGTGCAAGTCGGTTATACCATTGCGGATATCGTTGCTAAAGCCGGTTTCGGTGTGTTGATTTATATGATTGCAGTACGCAAGTCTGAAATCGAATTTCGTGCAGCACAGATGAGCCATGCATAA
- a CDS encoding fasciclin domain-containing protein: MMKTGNYEKASAAQAAPVAEATKDIVDTAVAAGSFNTLAAALTAAGLVDALKAEGPFTVFAPNDEAFAKIPKADLDNLLKDKEKLATVLKYHVVSGKVTAADVGKLTTADTLAELPVKIDTTSGVKINDSTVIQADVMASNGVIHVIDTVLMPPAK; encoded by the coding sequence ATGATGAAAACCGGCAATTATGAAAAAGCCTCGGCTGCTCAAGCGGCGCCGGTCGCTGAAGCGACGAAAGATATTGTGGACACTGCCGTTGCTGCGGGTTCATTCAATACCTTGGCGGCTGCACTGACAGCGGCTGGTTTGGTTGATGCTTTGAAAGCGGAAGGCCCGTTCACGGTATTTGCGCCGAATGATGAAGCTTTTGCGAAAATTCCCAAGGCTGACTTAGACAATCTGCTGAAAGATAAAGAAAAGCTGGCAACGGTTCTGAAATACCACGTGGTGAGTGGCAAAGTTACTGCCGCAGACGTTGGCAAACTAACAACCGCTGATACCTTGGCGGAGTTGCCAGTCAAAATTGACACCACCAGCGGTGTCAAAATCAATGACTCAACGGTAATACAAGCGGATGTTATGGCAAGCAATGGCGTAATTCACGTCATTGATACGGTCTTAATGCCACCCGCGAAATAA
- the crtI gene encoding phytoene desaturase family protein: MINEQARTALVIGGGLGGIAASLRLRAKGYAVTVVDRCPQLGGRAQVFEKDGFRHDAGPTVITAPFLLDDLFALFGKQREDYVQLVPLNPWYRFYFATDNTTFDYGGSVEDTQREIERICPQDVAGYAALLEKSRVIFDVGFTQLAAQPFHRLGLMLKQVPRLLKLGSYRSVWSLVSQHLSHPKLRQAFSIHPLLVGGSPFDTTSIYNLIHYLERQWGIHFAMGGTGALVKGLERLMREQGIEIRLQTTVKHLAVANNRITHAVLEDGQTLTADIIVSNADPVHLYTNMLDREAQRYSAQVKARHARLSMGLFVLYFGTRRQYPEVKHHTIWLGERYQTLLNDIFHRKILPQDFSLYIHRPTATDASFAPEGCDSFYVLAPVPNLQANIDWDVEGAALQERIIDALDKTLLPGLRESITAEFHMTPRDFAANYQSAFGSGFSVAPYFTQSAWFRFHNKAEGPENLYLVGAGTHPGAGVPGVLSSAKVIDQLIPAVANAFTPVQQRGHTHGNPSAQPAPSAP, from the coding sequence ATGATTAATGAGCAAGCCCGCACCGCACTGGTAATCGGGGGTGGCTTGGGTGGCATCGCCGCCAGTTTGCGGTTGCGTGCCAAAGGTTACGCGGTAACGGTGGTAGACCGTTGCCCGCAATTGGGCGGTCGCGCTCAAGTGTTTGAGAAAGATGGGTTCCGGCACGATGCAGGCCCTACCGTGATTACCGCCCCGTTTTTGCTGGATGACTTGTTCGCATTATTTGGCAAGCAGCGCGAAGATTACGTGCAATTGGTGCCCTTGAACCCTTGGTACCGCTTCTATTTTGCTACGGATAACACCACCTTTGATTACGGTGGCAGTGTTGAAGATACCCAGCGTGAAATCGAACGCATTTGCCCGCAAGACGTGGCGGGTTATGCCGCTTTATTGGAAAAATCGCGCGTTATTTTTGACGTGGGTTTCACGCAATTAGCCGCGCAACCGTTCCACCGACTGGGGCTGATGCTTAAACAAGTGCCACGTTTATTGAAATTGGGCAGTTACCGCAGCGTTTGGTCGTTGGTTTCCCAGCATTTATCGCACCCGAAATTGCGCCAAGCATTCAGCATTCACCCCTTATTGGTCGGGGGTAGCCCGTTTGACACCACCAGCATTTACAATTTGATTCATTATTTGGAACGCCAATGGGGTATCCATTTCGCGATGGGCGGCACAGGTGCGCTGGTTAAAGGCTTGGAACGCCTGATGCGCGAACAAGGTATTGAGATTCGTCTGCAAACTACCGTGAAACACTTGGCGGTGGCGAATAACCGAATCACCCACGCGGTATTGGAAGACGGGCAAACCTTAACGGCGGACATTATTGTTTCCAACGCCGACCCCGTGCACCTCTATACCAATATGCTGGATCGTGAGGCGCAGCGTTATTCAGCACAGGTAAAAGCACGGCACGCACGTTTGTCAATGGGCTTGTTTGTGTTGTATTTCGGTACGCGCCGTCAATACCCAGAGGTGAAGCACCACACGATTTGGTTGGGCGAACGTTACCAGACGTTGTTGAACGATATTTTTCACCGCAAGATTTTGCCGCAAGATTTTTCACTCTACATTCACCGCCCGACCGCGACCGATGCGTCGTTTGCGCCTGAAGGCTGCGATTCGTTTTATGTACTCGCCCCTGTGCCCAATTTGCAGGCGAATATTGATTGGGACGTGGAAGGCGCGGCCTTGCAAGAGCGTATTATTGACGCGCTGGACAAAACCCTACTGCCCGGTTTGCGCGAAAGCATTACCGCTGAATTCCACATGACGCCGCGCGATTTTGCCGCCAATTACCAAAGCGCGTTCGGCAGCGGTTTTTCGGTTGCGCCGTATTTTACGCAATCGGCGTGGTTTCGCTTCCACAATAAAGCGGAAGGCCCCGAAAACCTTTATTTGGTCGGAGCAGGCACGCATCCGGGCGCTGGCGTTCCCGGCGTACTCAGTTCCGCCAAAGTGATCGACCAGCTTATTCCCGCCGTTGCCAATGCCTTTACCCCCGTGCAGCAAAGAGGCCACACCCATGGAAACCCCAGCGCTCAACCCGCTCCAAGTGCTCCGTAA
- a CDS encoding lycopene cyclase family protein, with product MHQATAPFDLAIIGGGCAGLMLAHYLLQQAPPQIRILLLESRAHYTRDKTWCFWQADQHGFSDLVQHRWQQWSFGLQGEVRDWQHTQAGALSYQCIPSDVFYEAMQARLSQHSGCTLLLGTRLTHCQTHDTGYSLQTDAATFYANAVVDTRPPDAARWRGGLQQVFLGYEVRTTIPVFSAGSAGLMQGMSSDEYGFRFTYTLPFSPTHALVEETRFTAHTVPLTQLQQRLTQTLQQRLNGQAYQVEREEYGCIPMTTHLANGASKPATYVRAGTGGGAVRAASGYAFQRIQGWALQCAQEFLRTGLLLPHPPEPRWRQAMDAIFLEVLRTRPALTPQLFMRMAQALDDQTFARFLSEKASIADVLQVVRAMPTLPFIQALPVLLPHIPRGLRWTSTH from the coding sequence ATGCACCAAGCGACGGCACCATTCGACTTGGCAATCATTGGCGGTGGCTGCGCCGGGTTAATGTTGGCGCATTACTTGCTCCAACAAGCACCGCCACAAATTCGTATCCTGTTGCTGGAAAGCCGTGCGCATTACACCCGCGATAAAACCTGGTGTTTCTGGCAAGCAGACCAACACGGTTTCAGCGATTTGGTGCAACACCGTTGGCAGCAATGGTCTTTCGGTTTGCAGGGGGAAGTCCGCGATTGGCAGCACACGCAAGCGGGTGCATTAAGCTATCAATGCATTCCCAGCGACGTGTTTTACGAGGCGATGCAAGCGCGATTGTCGCAACACTCCGGCTGTACTTTGCTGCTAGGCACCCGCCTCACCCACTGCCAAACGCACGATACGGGTTATTCCCTGCAAACAGACGCAGCCACTTTTTATGCCAACGCGGTTGTCGACACCCGCCCACCCGATGCCGCGCGTTGGCGTGGTGGTTTGCAGCAGGTATTTTTGGGTTACGAAGTGCGCACCACCATCCCCGTGTTTTCCGCAGGCAGTGCGGGCTTGATGCAAGGCATGAGCAGTGATGAATACGGGTTTCGTTTCACGTATACCCTGCCATTCAGTCCCACCCATGCGCTGGTGGAAGAAACCCGCTTCACGGCGCATACCGTTCCGCTGACCCAATTGCAACAACGTTTGACGCAAACTTTGCAGCAACGCTTGAACGGACAAGCCTACCAAGTGGAACGCGAAGAATACGGCTGCATTCCCATGACAACACATTTAGCCAATGGCGCGTCCAAACCCGCAACCTATGTACGCGCTGGCACCGGCGGTGGCGCGGTTCGGGCTGCCAGCGGCTATGCGTTTCAACGCATTCAGGGCTGGGCACTGCAATGTGCACAGGAGTTTTTACGCACGGGCTTATTATTGCCGCATCCACCAGAACCGCGTTGGCGGCAAGCAATGGACGCGATTTTTTTAGAGGTGTTGCGCACCCGTCCAGCACTCACGCCGCAACTCTTTATGCGCATGGCGCAAGCCTTGGATGATCAAACATTCGCGCGTTTTCTGTCAGAAAAAGCCAGCATTGCCGACGTGCTACAAGTGGTTCGTGCCATGCCAACACTGCCCTTTATTCAAGCACTACCCGTTTTACTTCCACACATACCGCGAGGTTTACGATGGACATCAACACATTGA